atgtagacatgtgtcaggtgagtaaaaacatcagagagacacgcatgtagacatgtgtcaggtgagtaaaaacattagagacacgtgtgtagacatgtgtcaggtgagtaaaaacattagAGACACGTAtgtagacatgtgtcaggtgagtaaaaacatcagagaaacacgcgtgtagacatgtgtcaggtgagtaaaaacattagagacacgtgtgtagacatgtgtcaggtgagtaaaaacattagagacacgtgtgtagacatgtgtcaggtgagtaaaaacatcagagagacatgtgtgtagacatgtgtcaggtgagtaaaaacaccagagagacacgtgtgtagacatgtgtcaggtgagtaaaaacattagagacacgtgtgtagacatgtgtcaggtgagtaaaaacatcagagagacatgtgtcaggtgagtaaaaacatcagagagacatgtgtcaggtgagtaaaaacaccagagagacacgtgtgtagacatgtgtcaggtgagtaaaaaaatcagagagacatgcgtgtagacatgtgtcaggtgagtaaaaacatcagagacatgcgtgtagacatgtgtcaggtgagtaaaaacatcagagagacacgcgtgtagacatgtgtcaggtgagtaaaaacatcagagagacatgtgtgtagacatgtgtcaggtgagtaaaaacatcagagagacacgtgtgtagacatgtgtcaggtgagtaaaaacatcagagagacatgtgtgtagacatgtgtcaggtgagtaaaaacaccagagagacacgtgtgtggacatgtgtcaggtgagtaaaaacatcagagagacatgtgtcaggtgagtaaaaacaccagagagacacgcgtgtagacatgtgtcaggtgagtaaaaacattagagacacgcatgtagacatgtgtcaggtgagtaaaaacattagagacacgcgtgtagacatgtgtcaggtgagtaaaaacatcagagagacacacgTGTAGACATctgtcaggtgagtaaaaacatcagagagaaatgtgtgtagacatgtgtcaggtgagtaaaaacatcagagagacatgtgtgtagacatgtgtcaggtgagtaaaaacaccagagagacacGCGTGTAGACATGTGTTaggtgagtaaaaacatcagagagacatgcgtgtagacatgtgtcaggtgagtaaaaacaccagagagacatgcgtgtagacatgtgtcaggtgagtagaaacatcagagagacacgCGTTtagacatgtgtcaggtgagtaaaaacattagAGACACGTGTGTAGAcgtgtcaggtgagtaaaaacattagagacacgcatgtagacatgtgtcaggtgagtaaaaacatcagagagacacgCGTGTAGACATctgtcaggtgagtaaaaacatcagagagacatgtgtgtagacatgtgtcaggtgagtaaaaacatcagagagacatgtgtgtagaaatgtgtcaggtgagtaagaacaccagagagacacgcgtgtagacatgtgtcaggtgagtagaaacatcagagagacacgcatgtagacatgtgtcaggtgagtaaaaacattagagacacgcgtgtagacatgtgtcaggtgagtaaaaacatcagagagacacacgTGTAGACATctgtcaggtgagtaaaaacatcagagagaaatgtgtgtagacatgtgtcaggtgagtaaaaacatcagagagacatgtgtgtagacatgtgtcaggtgagtaaaaacaccagagagacacGCGTGTAGACATGTGTTaggtgagtaaaaacatcagagagacatgtgtgtagacatgtgtcaggtgagtaagaacaccagagagacacgcgtgtagacatgtgtcaggtgagtagaaacatcagagagacacgCGTTtagacatgtgtcaggtgagtaaaaacattagAGACACGTGTGTAGAcgtgtcaggtgagtaaaaacattagagacacgcatgtagacatgtgtcaggtgagtaaaaacatcagagagacatgtgtgtacacatgtgtcaggtgagtaaaaacaccagagagacacgtgtgtggacatgtgtcaggtgagtaaaaacatcagagagacatgtgtcaggtgagtaaaaacaccagagagacacgcgtgtagacatgtgtcaggtgagtaaaaacaccagagagacacgcgtgtagacatgtgtcaggtgagtaaaaacaccAGTGAGACACgtgtgtagacatgtgtcaggtgagtaaaaacaccagagagacacgtgtgtagacatgtgtcaggtgagtaaaaacattagAGACACGCATGTAGACATGTGTaaggtgagtaaaaacattagAGACATGTGTGTAGAcgtgtcaggtgagtaaaaacattagAGACACGCATGTAGACATctgtcaggtgagtaaaaacatcagagagacacgtgtgtagacatgtgtcaggtgagtaaaaacatcagagagacatgtgtgtagacatgtgtcaggtgagtaaaaacatcagagagacatgcgtgtagacatgtgtcaggtgagtaaaaacatcagagagacacgCGTGTAGACATctgtcaggtgagtaaaaacattagagacacgcgtgtagacatgtgtcaggtgagGGCTTGTCTCTGACCTGAAGTGGAGGCGAAGCAGGCAGGTATGTGAGGGGACCAGACTGTACTGTACAGGACTCCTTCATGACCCTGAAACACGCCCACACATCGACTCTGCTCTGGATCCCACTgtccaaacacaaaaccacagcaaaATCTGACATCTCATgcactctcactttcttttaCCTTTCTTTCTGATTCATAAGAAATAACGTGTTATATGAATAACAGCATGCTTCTGAAGTCCCACAGGGCTTTCCATCTTATCTCTAAACCTGTTCAAACACAGATTTATCAACCTCATAACTAACTGACTATACCGATTATCGGAAATTCCATGTTCATTGCAGTTTATAGAGGATGCTCTTCCCTTGGCTGGGCCTATAAGACTGCAAGACACAGAATCATGGCGGCTGTGCTGTTGTTAGTCCTGCTTTGTTTTGTATATGAACTGCGTGACTCTCATTAGACCACTGTGCTGTTCTGCAGTGTCTAAGAACCCAGTCAATAAGAGTCTATCACTACATGGGTGCACACACAGGGCTCACATACAGGGCTCCAGTTGACTATttataaactgtaaactgtacaGTACTGGGCTCCACTCAACTGTGTATACACATCTTCTAAAACTgtacttcacacacaaacattcctccGCTCTGGCTCTTACTGGAGGCATTTCATAAagcttgctgctgctgctatctgaccactctctcactgtaacactgaccactctctcactgtaacactgaccactctctcactgtaacactgatcactctctcactgtaataCTGACCACTTTCTCATTGTAACActgatcactctctcactgtaacactgaccactctctcactgtaacactgaccactctctcactgaaacactgatcactctctcactgtaacaatgaccactctctcactgtaacactgaccactctctcactgtaacactgaccactctctcactgtaacactgatcactctctcactgtaacactgaccactctcactgtaacactgatcactctctcactgtaacactgatcactctctcactaacactgatcactctctcactaacactgaTCACTCTCACTATAACACTGatgactctctcactgtaacactgatcactctctcactgtaacactgatcactctctcactgtaacgctgatcactctctcactgtaacgctgatcactctctcactgtaacgCTGATCACTCTCACTATAACACTGACCACTCTCACTGTAATACTgatcactgtctcactgtaacactgaccactctcactgtaacattgatcactctctcactgtcacatttatcactctctcactaacactgaTCACTCTCACTATAACACTGACcactctcactgtaacactgaccactctcactgtaacactgatcactctctcactaacacCGATCACTCTCACTATAACACTGACCACTCTCACTGTAATActgatcactctctcactgtaacactgatcactctctcactgtaataCTGACCACTCTCACTGTAATActgatcactctctcactgtaataCTGACCACTCTCACTGTGTGATCCCAGGAGCCTGACACAACCAAGTTCTCCCCACGGGTCTGACTCCAGTCCACTGCATATACCTGTAAGAGAGGTTCAGAAATTCAAACCCTGCCTCAGAAAAGGGACTCACTCAGTCAGCTGGCCAGTCATTCACTGCTTAACTAAAGAAAATTCATTCTGCCCTTTCTGAAGATCATTACTGCAAAATAAGATTAGACAGGAAGACTACACAAAAACAGTGCACTGAAAATGTAATGTCACCAAAATCCAGCTATAAGAGAAAAATCAGCACAATACCTAACAGGAGTTTAATTAAACAGGCCTGCTGATGACTGGCAGCCTCATTCAGCTGTTAACCAATGACGCACTCATAAGGACAGACAGGTAAAGGCTGCATGCTTGGACTGAATGCCACAAACCCATGTACTGATGCATAGTGAGTCTAGCTTTGAAAGCTATCTAGCTTTGAGCTATCCCGTTAGGGAGGCCTGGTTCCACGCACCTCCTGTGTGTGCTCCTTCAGAACCTGGAGTGGACCATGAGGGTTGGCTGTGTCCCAGATCTGTAAGGAcccatctcctcctccagtcACCAGGATGTGTTCATTATTCTCACTCCACGTCACGTCAAAAAGACCATCGTTCCAGTcaaaactgacacagacacacgcacacatgcagagagagagtgagagagagagagagagagagagagagagagagagagagcgagcgcttAGAAATGAGGACACATGTTCAGCATGCAGATAGCCACAgtcagttttattaatttttgaCAATGATGCATCTCTGGATCTGCATATGAGGATGTGACATTTTGCCAGTGGAAATACTTCCACTTTCTTTCCCGAGttaactaaattaaaaaaaaaaaaaatgaaaatataccaTGTTAAAAGAGATACGTCCGATCCCCTCTGTTCCAGCACAAGTAATGTTCCACACCCTGTTATGAGAACAATATAAGATTTTATGTTGGACTGTTTCAAAGCTTTTGTGTTATCTGATATCAATATGAGTTACCTATGCGCGCGCAGACACAAAAAACGTGTTCGTTTTATCAAGAACGGCGAGCAATGTTTGCTTGTCTTGCTCTTAAGATGTAAGTTTCAACTATGCTCAATAATGTTATGAGCCTCAAACAGTACCTGCTATACCGTAGTACTGGGCGCTCGCACAGGCCAGTCTGTCGGGAAAGAACGGAGAGACCTCCACCGCGTAACCATGCCGACCCGGGAAACGAAACGACTTCATTCTTTCCCTAAACCTTCTCGACGACAATATAAAGTACAAAAAGTATAGATACCGTGTCCTTACCAAGACTACGGACTAACTAACGTCAAAGGATACACTTTTAAAGCCACCGTTGACAAATCTTTCTCATTGGACGAGAGGCTACAGCTACGCAGTGGGTACAGGGTCAAGACAGCGTACTTAATATCCCAGAAAATGTTATACACTGCTTAAATTTACATTAATCATATGAGTTCAAGGTACACAGAAGTGCACATTAACGCCAGCTCGCTCGCTCAGTGGTAATCTAACAAATACTCATGTAGCTACTTCCTTGTTTTGAAACAAGAACAGAGAGCAGtgcattctgattggtcagcgGAATATACAGCTTGCTCATTGGCCAACacaatttgtgttttattttagtaaaTTACGAGAGCTATCAGTTGCAAACTGATGAAAAAGTATTTTGAACGTTAATTTGCACTGATGGTATTCGGTTCGGTAACCTGGCATACAGACttgatttgcatttttatgaaatGGAACTATTTTCTGCTTGCCAAATGAATGCCAACTTTTTGTACAGTGTCAGGTTTTGTAAAGCATTTTGGAATGACGTTGAGCAGACGTTATGTCAAAACTGACATGTTTACGTTTAAACTTAGTCGTGGTACAACAGTGTTATGCCATTTAATTTTGTAACCAGCGGATGGCGGCATTCTGCCGGTGTTCTTTTCAATAGGAGTACTTTTACTGGACATACACAGtagagcagtgaaatgcagcctctgcatttaacccatcctatacacgagtgagcacacacactaggagctaaGTCAACTCCAGATCTGTAAGGAACCATCTTGTGGAAAGACAGGCAAAGCCATACACTGCAAGCCTGCAAGTTTGGACTGAACAACAAACCTATGTGCCACTGTTGATACACAGCaagcatacatgtctttgatggaggaaacccacgcaaacaggGGGAGAAcgtgcaaactccacacagaaaggacccagGATGACCGTGATTCggacccaagaccttcttgctgtgagacaacAGTGGTAAtcactgagccaccatgaagcCTCTGTCATGTTCAGATGCTACTTTGATTAGTAACTGAAATTCATTGTAAATAAAGTTATGTAcatcattcattcgttcattctcAAAGCCGCTTGTCCTAATTAGATTCGCagctcattgggtgaaaggcagggaaacaccctggacaggttgccaggcCATCTCAGGggagacacacagataaacacactcacacacaaattcacacctaggggcaatttagtgtctccaattcacctgacctgcatgtctttggactgtgggaggaaactggagctcccggaggaaacccacacaaacacagggagaacacgcaaacaaAATGTGCATTAATCAATGAAGCAAAAAACTTAGTGCTGGTAAAAATCATAAAGGGCACATATTTAGCGTATGTTTGCTGACATGAGTTCTTCAAAGTAATACTAAGTGAGCATTTTATAACTTGCCTGGGATGCATGCGAGCCGAAACCAGTATACATCTGATAAAAAACTGTCGTCCCTAAAAATGTAGCCAGCTGAACATTGCAACTGAAATTAGAACAGCCGGGAGAACAAAcggactgtttttttgttttattttccattgagatgactgttttttccttcatctttcttttttggtctcctaaaaatatttatttatttattatgaaaAATAGCAGTCTTGTAGAACCTCAGCTGTTAAAAGATACACCAAAAATGACCCCATCTGACCTCTTGCTGCCAGTAGAGGCAGTGCAGAGTGGTTTGGCAAAGTTCCTTTTTCTAGGCCCAGCTCTACAAAATGTATGAGAACTGAATTGCTACATCAGATGTGTTCAATGAAACAGTTAACTTCTGCCTGTGTAAAATCAGAAAATCCAAACCATATGCTGGTTCTCATACACATCAACAGGAATGTCAGGAACCTTGGTGTGCATCTATGGAGCACAGTATTGGCCAAATCAGATAATGGGAGCAGCCACAGCAACAAAGCTGGTTTTACAAATTGCAGAATTGTGGAATTGTGGACAGAAATTCCCTTTCTAATTTACATGTATGTtgacttttctgttttggtATTTCAGGAAACACTGCATTTTGTGCCCCAAAAGAGACCTGCAGGTACACTGCCTATCTTTCATAGTGCCCAAATTTATTATGTCTGACCAAAGAGGTTTATATATTACCTCATTCAGTGACAAATCTGATGTGTTTTCAATTATGGATTAAACAAATTCCACTGGACTACATGTAGTtgcatatactgtatgtttccAGTAGGTCATACATAGGTTTTTTCTCATGCATGGGTTTCTTATATGATTATATGCTTATAATGTTTTTTAGTACATGGGTTTACAGCTGTAGTGTCGTTTTAGAGGGGTCATGAGAGTCCGCTAGGCCTATATCTGCacacagatgcaggagcagaaGTGCAGAGAGTTTTGTAAGATATCTAGgaaaaaaatatctaaaaatgtACTCTTGTTCCATGACAAAGCATTGCCACTACTAGCTCCTGAAATCAGAGGAATCTCTTTAaatttttggaattttttttatcGATGGCGATATTCATTGTTAATTCAAAaatcaaatgcatttttatattttattttcacatgctttttaaagaaataatggGACCGCAGGAGACAAAGAACTATATTACAGAAAGACACGACAGAATATGTTTAGAATAATATGACTGCCACTGGCATCATTAAGCTATATtgtgttcattaaaatgatgaattttCTACAGGTTTGAGCCTATTTTACGTTTTCTGAACAGTAGCAGATCCTTCTTATTCCTGTGCAAAGTCAAATATGATTTTGACACCCGGAATTTCTGCgtgcatttattttcattatttttgctCTGTCCAGTTATCTGTCTTCTGTCTACAGTTTCATAACTAGAGCTTGGGAAGGAGCTACACTTAGTAGAGGATTAAGAGGCTTGGCAAAGGCTTTTTGATTCTCCAAATATTTTCCACGGTATTAACCATTTTGGTGCCAAAAATATAGACTCACACTGATAGAATGCTCAGCAATTCAAACCTCATCAACATTCCCtagctgatgatgtcacaatggcCACTTAAATGACTTAAACAGAATTACACCTATGCCTCATCTCTTCAGTATGATGTCAGTATTGGCACTtacataaaatataataaaacataaacataaaatataaaacaaaacaaaacaaaaatcgaCAGTCATTAAACATAAACCCATGTTTTATACTTTTTGATCTAGGATAATAATGTTGAATGCTACTAttcaaaagcaattaaaacagGGCTTGGCTTTAAGGTAGTTTTAAAGAACTTTAAGGTAATTAGTAAATTTCCCttctaattattattattatcattattatagctcttattattagtattattatttcTACTACAGTTACTGGTAGTGTTATTGACAGTAATAGTCagtagtgtgtggagtagtagTGTGCAGTAGTGGTAACAGTAATGATTGTATGGTTGCAGTGTTTGTAGTAATGTGATCAGTGAGCAACAGTGATTGTACAGTGGCTGTAGTAATGTGAACTGATGTTCATTTGTTGATGTTCAGTTCCTAACTGCAGCAGTGTTGTACCCTCATTGTGCTCTTATGGTGCTGTTATGCTGTGTAGTGTGAGGCTAAAGGGTTTTAGAGATTATCGTCGCACTGCTGATGCCTTGACTATGTGATGTTGTGTGGAGACCATGAGCGGCCCTGGTGTGTGATGGCCACTTCAAAGCCACTGGGCCAGCGTGAGAACTGGCCCCTGTAAAGCAGATAACCAGCGGATTTATGGCCCTGCACTGTTCCCATGAGTGTCGGTAGGCAGCAGGCGCTGGGTGTCCTAATCCCCATTCACTTGGAAATGCTGATACTTTTTCTCTTAAGGAATTTAATGGTGTGACAGCGATTTTCTGATGTAAATCTGTCCACCAGAGGCATGGCTGAAGGGGTCTGGATTAGGCTGGTATAAAGGACCATCTTAAAGAGGAGTGACTGatgttgttttgctttcatgGGCTGAATACTGCAGGCAGCCAGAGGTTAG
This sequence is a window from Chanos chanos chromosome 4, fChaCha1.1, whole genome shotgun sequence. Protein-coding genes within it:
- the pex7 gene encoding peroxisomal biogenesis factor 7, whose amino-acid sequence is MKSFRFPGRHGYAVEVSPFFPDRLACASAQYYGIAGCGTLLVLEQRGSDVSLLTCFDWNDGLFDVTWSENNEHILVTGGGDGSLQIWDTANPHGPLQVLKEHTQEVYAVDWSQTRGENLVVSGSWDHTVRVWDPEQSRCVGVFQGHEGVLYSTVWSPHIPACFASTSGDGTLRVWDVKIGSCRLAIPAHKAEILSCDWCKYDQNVVVTGAVDCSLCVWDLRNAHQPVTQMLGHNYAIRRVKFSPFHQTLLASCSYDFTVRLWDYAKSQPLLDTLEHHSEFVCGLDFNLHIPDQVVDCSWDETVKIYTPPCLVSPQPAMP